The Pyrus communis chromosome 2, drPyrComm1.1, whole genome shotgun sequence genome includes a window with the following:
- the LOC137726727 gene encoding protein LIGHT-DEPENDENT SHORT HYPOCOTYLS 4-like, which produces MDSIQDMDGSSSSHHHEITIASSHNLIINTSTLMNSTAASTPTTSLAAASGSSSSPSSSSPGSSSRYENQKRRDWNTFGQYLKNHRPPLSLSRCSGAHVLEFLRYLDQFGKTKVHTPICPFYGHPNPPAPCPCPLRQAWGSLDALIGRLRAAFEENGGKPEANPFGARAVRLYLREVRDLQSKARGISYEKKKRKRPPLPQQLPPPPLPPPGHHLHHPSQQ; this is translated from the coding sequence ATGGATTCAATCCAAGATATGGATGGAAGTTCTAGCTCTCACCATCATGAGATCACCATAGCATCAAGCCATAACCTAATTATCAACACATCCACACTGATGAACAGCACTGCTGCTAGTACTCCTACTACTTCTCTCGCAGCGGCTTCTGGAAGCTCATCTTCTCCTTCCTCATCATCTCCTGGTTCCAGCAGCCGCTATGAGAACCAAAAGCGGCGTGACTGGAACACCTTCGGACAATACCTCAAGAACCATCGCCCTCCGCTCTCTCTTTCTCGGTGCAGCGGGGCCCACGTTCTCGAATTCCTCCGGTACCTTGACCAGTTCGGCAAGACCAAAGTCCACACCCCAATCTGCCCCTTTTACGGCCATCCAAACCCACCAGCTCCCTGCCCCTGCCCGCTTCGCCAGGCATGGGGCAGCCTCGACGCCCTCATCGGCCGCCTCCGTGCCGCCTTCGAAGAAAACGGAGGCAAGCCTGAAGCCAACCCCTTCGGTGCTCGAGCCGTGAGGCTCTACCTTCGTGAGGTTCGTGATTTGCAGTCCAAAGCAAGAGGCATCAGCTATGAGAAGAAGAAGCGGAAGAGACCGCCGCTGCCTCAACAGTTGCCTCCACCGCCTCTGCCGCCGCCAGGTCATCATCTCCATCATCCCAGTCAACAATAA
- the LOC137724748 gene encoding uncharacterized protein produces the protein MVCDLIDPASKSWKADVISAGFNRDDVTQILSIPLSISSSCDRLVWHHTVNEDYSVKTGYGVAVKLMENGALGKKGRGVPSEYQKQNQVWNKIWCLQVKDKDKADEILQEFAFGLWRLYKNRNEVVFNGLYRQPIEVLATWRKNKFEFRDVVSQGDVGDCLKSLSPPKIAVRLKAHWQKLKFGFIKINTDAAWCKNTLRVGVGWVGWDFAGLLQAARGLGNGLCHTATVAEACAIRDALKACIDNRFDKVIIESDAKVIIQMLKKEISLDFSIECILGDIELLVPRLTSVTFTFMPGESNRAAHSVAKFVLKEGRVFAWDCIGPDFLFNILA, from the exons ATGGTGTGTGACTTAATTGACCCGGCCTCAAAGTCTTGGAAGGCTGATGTAATCTCGGCTGGCTTTAATCGGGATGATGTGACTCAAATATTAAGTATTCCTCTAAGCATCTCTAGCAGTTGTGATAGACTAGTGTGGCACCATACTGTGAACGAGGATTACTCTGTTAAAACTGGATACGGGGTGGCTGTGAAGCTAATGGAGAACGGAGCCCTGGGAAAGAAAGGACGCGGTGTGCCCAGTGAGTACCAGAAGCAAAATCAGGTATGGAACAAGATCTGGTGTTTGCAG GTCAAGGATAAGGATAAGGCTGACGAAATCCTACAAGAATTTGCTTTCGGCCTGTGGCGACTCTATAAAAATAGAAACGAGGTGGTGTTTAATGGGTTGTATCGACAACCTATTGAGGTCCTGGCGACTTGGAGGAAGAACAAATTTGAATTTAGAGATGTTGTGTCCCAGGGAGATGTGGGAGATTGTCTAAAGAGCCTGAGTCCTCCAAAGATTGCGGTTCGACTGAAAGCTCACTGGCAGAAATTGAAGTTTGGTTTCATTAAGATCAATACTGATGCGGCTTGGTGCAAGAATACTTTGCGTGTAGGTGTTGGCTGGGTGGGTTGGGATTTTGCTGGTTTGCTTCAAGCTGCAAGAGGATTGGGAAATGGTTTATGTCACACTGCAACAGTTGCTGAGGCGTGTGCGATCCGGGATGCTCTGAAGGCTTGCATTGACAACAGGTTTGACAAGGTGATTATTGAATCGGATGCTAAGGTGATTATCCAGATGCTTAAGAAGGAAATATCGCTTGACTTTAGCATTGAATGCATTCTTGGCGACATTGAGCTTCTAGTGCCAAGGTTGACGTCAGTGACGTTTACATTTATGCCTGGGGAAAGCAATCGTGCCGCTCACTCGGTGGCTAAGTTTGTTTTAAAAGAGGGCCGAGTTTTTGCTTGGGACTGTATTGGCCCAGATTTTCTGTTTAATATTCTAGCCTAA
- the LOC137725490 gene encoding probable arabinose 5-phosphate isomerase, producing MGSLPPFFSDFINPHSPPNTKTTTTTTTTQFSSASSCIDETTLLNLFKSQQSHLNFFFQHLDLPQTLAFTRTLLLQSSAGATIFFSGVGKSGFVAHKISQTLVSLGIRSGFLSPLDALHGDIGALSKTDVLVLFSKSGTTEELLRLVPCAKAKGAFLISVTSVDGNALASLCDMNVHLPVERELCPFDLAPVTSTAIQMVFGDTVAIALMGAKSLTKEQYAANHPAGRIGKSLIFKVKDVMKKEDELPVCKEGDLIMEQLVELTSKGCGCLLVIDAEHRLIGTFTDGDLRRTLKASGEAIFKLTVGEVCNRHPRTIGPDAMAVDAMQKMEAPPSPVQFLPVINDQNQVIGIVTLHGLVSAGL from the exons ATGGGTTCTCTGCCACCTTTTTTCTCAGATTTCATCAATCCGCATTCTCCTCCCAATAccaaaaccaccaccaccacaacaacCACCCAATTCTCCTCCGCCTCCTCTTGCATTGACGAAACTACCCTCCTAAACCTTTTCAAATCCCAACAGAGCCACCTCAACTTCTTCTTCCAGCACCTGGACCTGCCCCAGACACTGGCCTTCACCCGCACCCTCCTCCTCCAATCATCCGCCGGCGCCACTATATTTTTCTCCGGCGTAGGCAAGTCCGGCTTCGTCGCCCACAAGATCTCCCAGACCCTCGTCTCCCTCGGCATCCGCTCCGGCTTTCTCTCCCCTCTCGACGCCCTCCACGGCGACATCGGCGCCCTCTCCAAAACCGACGTTTTGGTCCTCTTCAGCAAGTCCGGCACCACCGAGGAGCTCCTCCGCCTCGTCCCCTGCGCCAAGGCCAAAGGCGCCTTCCTCATCTCCGTCACCTCCGTTGACGGCAATGCCCTTGCCTCCCTCTGCGACATGAACGTGCATTTGCCAGTGGAGCGAGAGCTCTGCCCCTTCGATTTGGCTCCGGTCACCTCCACCGCCATCCAAATGGTCTTCGGCGACACCGTCGCGATCGCGCTCATGGGCGCCAAAAGTCTCACCAAAGAACAATACGCCGCCAATCACCCCGCCGGCAGGATCGGCAAATCCCTTATCTTCAAG GTCAAAGATGTAATGAAGAAGGAAGACGAGCTTCCGGTGTGCAAGGAAGGGGACCTGATAATGGAGCAGCTGGTGGAGCTGACGAGCAAGGGGTGCGGTTGCCTGCTTGTGATCGACGCCGAGCACCGCCTGATCGGCACGTTCACTGATGGAGATCTGCGGCGGACTCTCAAGGCCAGTGGGGAAGCTATTTTCAAGCTCACGGTTGGGGAAGTGTGCAACAGACACCCCAGAACAATTGGTCCCGACGCCATGGCAGTTGACGCCATGCAGAAGATGGAAGCGCCACCGTCGCCGGTTCAGTTCTTGCCGGTCATCAATGATCAGAATCAAGTGATTGGGATCGTCACTTTACATGGATTGGTTTCAGCTGGCCTCTGA